DNA from Sulfurimonas gotlandica GD1:
AGAGTTAAGTATGTACTATTTTGCTGTATCAGATGGTTATAAAAAAATCATAACTGCTGTGGCTATACTCCTTATACTTATCTTGGTTGTAGGAGCGGTGTTATGATAGAGATTATTCTAATTATATTTGCTCCACTAATCGGTGGTTTGATTTACGGTTTTGAGAGAGTTGTTCGTGCTCGGATGCAAAATCGTCAAGGGCCTCCTATTTTACAGCCTTTTTATGACATGTACAAACTCCTGGGAAAACAAGCGTTCATAGTAAATCCGTATCATTCCATCTTGGGAATTATGCACTTTGTTACACTATGGGTAGTTGTTGCTTTTGTCATACTTGGAGAGAATCTTTTATATGTCGTTTTCTTGCATCTACTCTCATCTATCTTTATAGTTTTAACAGGCTTTAGTGTCAGGTCAATCTACTCACATATAGGGGCAAATAGAGAACTGCTTTCTATAATCGCTTATGAGCCTATACTCATCATGCTTGCAGTTGGATTTTTCATGCTCAATGGAACTTTTGATATAGATGCCATAAGAAGTAGTAGTTCAGAACTTGCATCTATGTTTTTTCTGTTTTTAGCTTTCTTACTTGTTATCCCTGTAAAACTGAAAAAGTCTCCATTTGATGCAGCAGAAGCTCATCAGGAAATAGTCGGTGGTGTTGAGGTAGAGTTTAGCGGAGTCTTTTTTGAGTTCTTATACATGGCTAAGTGGTTGGAGTATGTCTTTATCTATTCACTGCTTATGCTCTTTGCTGGTAATAGCATACTACTCGGAGCAGTTCTGTTTGTCGTAGTATTTTTACTTGTAAACTTAGTAGATAACTCAACTGCCAGAGTAAAGATAAACCACCTGATTAAAATAGTTCTTAGCATCGGACTGACACTTGGCATGCTAAACCTCATAGGACTCTCTTATGTTTAGCCTGAAAAAGTACAGAAAAAAATCACCGTGGATACTTCACTATAATGCGGGAAGTTGTAACGGATGCGACATAGAAATATTAGCGGCTCTTGGCCCGAAATATGACCTAGAGAGGTTTGGAGTCATAAACACAGGAAACCCAAAACAATCAGACGTATTTTTAGTGACAGGACCTGTTACATATAGAAGTAGAGAGAGACTTGTAGAGTTATATATTCAGATGCCAGAGCCAAAAGTTGTGGTTGCATTTGGAAGCTGTACATGTACTGGTGGTGTCTTTAGAGATATGTACAATGT
Protein-coding regions in this window:
- a CDS encoding NADH-quinone oxidoreductase subunit H — encoded protein: MIEIILIIFAPLIGGLIYGFERVVRARMQNRQGPPILQPFYDMYKLLGKQAFIVNPYHSILGIMHFVTLWVVVAFVILGENLLYVVFLHLLSSIFIVLTGFSVRSIYSHIGANRELLSIIAYEPILIMLAVGFFMLNGTFDIDAIRSSSSELASMFFLFLAFLLVIPVKLKKSPFDAAEAHQEIVGGVEVEFSGVFFEFLYMAKWLEYVFIYSLLMLFAGNSILLGAVLFVVVFLLVNLVDNSTARVKINHLIKIVLSIGLTLGMLNLIGLSYV
- a CDS encoding NADH-quinone oxidoreductase subunit B family protein, which codes for MFSLKKYRKKSPWILHYNAGSCNGCDIEILAALGPKYDLERFGVINTGNPKQSDVFLVTGPVTYRSRERLVELYIQMPEPKVVVAFGSCTCTGGVFRDMYNVEDGIDRYIPVDVYVPGCAASPELLIDGLVKALDILKEKTKEMEKPFKLFRESASEDGIVSRRDNALRVGEPSTKEDKEDDKD